The following are encoded together in the Oncorhynchus nerka isolate Pitt River linkage group LG23, Oner_Uvic_2.0, whole genome shotgun sequence genome:
- the LOC115107039 gene encoding mitogen-activated protein kinase 12-like isoform X1, giving the protein MSVRTRTGFYRQEVNKTAWEVPERYRELKQVGTGAYGTVCSAHDHRTGVRVAIKKLHRPFQSKLFAKRAYRELRLLKHMKHENVIGLLDVFTSEISLDRFHDFYLVMPLMGTDLGKLMKMERLSQERVQFLVYQMLKGLKYIHSAGIIHRDLKPGNLSVNEDCELKILDFGLARQTDTEMTGYVVTRWYRAPEVILNWMHYTQTVDIWSVGCIMAEMLLGKPLFKGNDHLDQLKEIMKITGTPTADFVTKLQSQDAKNYIRSLPKVLKKDLHFLFSKASSDAVCVLERMLLLDPERRVSASEALAMPFFSEFREPEEETEAQPYDHSMDNTDLLLEQWKRHTFTEILSFRPAATETKDPKETSL; this is encoded by the exons ATGTCGGTCCGCACGCGGACAGGATTTTACCGTCAGGAGGTAAACAAAACGGCATGGGAGGTTCCAGAGCGATACCGTGAGCTAAAGCAGGTGGGGACTGGCGCGTATGGGACAGTATG TTCCGCCCATGACCACAGGACTGGGGTGAGGGTGGCCATCAAGAAGCTCCACAGACCCTTCCAGTCAAAGCTCTTCGCCAAGAGGGCCTACAGAGAGCTCCGGCTCCTCAAGCACATGAAGCACGAAAAT GTGATTGGACTGCTGGATGTGTTCACTTCTGAGATCTCATTGGACAGGTTTCATGACTT TTACCTGGTAATGCCACTCATGGGTACTGATCTGGGGAAACTGATGAAGATGGAGAGATTGTCACAGGAGAGGGTGCAATTCCTTGTCTATCAAATGCTGAAAGGACTCAAG TATATCCACTCTGCAGGGATCATCCACAGG GATCTCAAACCTGGAAATTTATCTGTCAACGAAGACTGTGAGCTGAAG atcCTTGACTTCGGGCTGGCtcggcagacagacacagagatgaCGGGGTACGTCGTCACTCGCTGGTACAGAGCCCCCGAGGTAATCCTCAATTGGATGCACTATACCCAGACTG TGGATATCTGGTCGGTGGGCTGCATCATGGCGGAGATGCTGCTGGGGAAGCCGCTGTTCAAAGGAAATGACC ACCTGGACcaactgaaagagatcatgaagATTACTGGTACACCCACTGCAGACTTTGTTACGAAGCTACAAAGCCAAGAT GCCAAAAACTACATACGGAGCCTTCCCAAAGTACTAAAGAAAGATTTGCACTTTCTTTTTTCCAAAGCTAGCTCAGACG CGGTGTGTGTGCTGGAGCGCATGCTGTTGCTGGACCCTGAGAGGCGGGTGAGTGCGTCGGAGGCGCTGGCCATGCCCTTTTTCAGCGAGTTCAGAGAACCAGAGGAGGAGACTGAGGCCCAGCCCTACGATCACTCCATGGACAACACAGACCTGctcctggagcagtggaaac GTCACACATTCACAGAGATTCTGTCCTTCAGGCCTGCAGCAACAGAGACCAAGGACCCCAAAGAGACATCACTCTGA
- the LOC115107039 gene encoding mitogen-activated protein kinase 12-like isoform X2, producing the protein MSVRTRTGFYRQEVNKTAWEVPERYRELKQVGTGAYGTVCSAHDHRTGVRVAIKKLHRPFQSKLFAKRAYRELRLLKHMKHENVIGLLDVFTSEISLDRFHDFYLVMPLMGTDLGKLMKMERLSQERVQFLVYQMLKGLKYIHSAGIIHRILDFGLARQTDTEMTGYVVTRWYRAPEVILNWMHYTQTVDIWSVGCIMAEMLLGKPLFKGNDHLDQLKEIMKITGTPTADFVTKLQSQDAKNYIRSLPKVLKKDLHFLFSKASSDAVCVLERMLLLDPERRVSASEALAMPFFSEFREPEEETEAQPYDHSMDNTDLLLEQWKRHTFTEILSFRPAATETKDPKETSL; encoded by the exons ATGTCGGTCCGCACGCGGACAGGATTTTACCGTCAGGAGGTAAACAAAACGGCATGGGAGGTTCCAGAGCGATACCGTGAGCTAAAGCAGGTGGGGACTGGCGCGTATGGGACAGTATG TTCCGCCCATGACCACAGGACTGGGGTGAGGGTGGCCATCAAGAAGCTCCACAGACCCTTCCAGTCAAAGCTCTTCGCCAAGAGGGCCTACAGAGAGCTCCGGCTCCTCAAGCACATGAAGCACGAAAAT GTGATTGGACTGCTGGATGTGTTCACTTCTGAGATCTCATTGGACAGGTTTCATGACTT TTACCTGGTAATGCCACTCATGGGTACTGATCTGGGGAAACTGATGAAGATGGAGAGATTGTCACAGGAGAGGGTGCAATTCCTTGTCTATCAAATGCTGAAAGGACTCAAG TATATCCACTCTGCAGGGATCATCCACAGG atcCTTGACTTCGGGCTGGCtcggcagacagacacagagatgaCGGGGTACGTCGTCACTCGCTGGTACAGAGCCCCCGAGGTAATCCTCAATTGGATGCACTATACCCAGACTG TGGATATCTGGTCGGTGGGCTGCATCATGGCGGAGATGCTGCTGGGGAAGCCGCTGTTCAAAGGAAATGACC ACCTGGACcaactgaaagagatcatgaagATTACTGGTACACCCACTGCAGACTTTGTTACGAAGCTACAAAGCCAAGAT GCCAAAAACTACATACGGAGCCTTCCCAAAGTACTAAAGAAAGATTTGCACTTTCTTTTTTCCAAAGCTAGCTCAGACG CGGTGTGTGTGCTGGAGCGCATGCTGTTGCTGGACCCTGAGAGGCGGGTGAGTGCGTCGGAGGCGCTGGCCATGCCCTTTTTCAGCGAGTTCAGAGAACCAGAGGAGGAGACTGAGGCCCAGCCCTACGATCACTCCATGGACAACACAGACCTGctcctggagcagtggaaac GTCACACATTCACAGAGATTCTGTCCTTCAGGCCTGCAGCAACAGAGACCAAGGACCCCAAAGAGACATCACTCTGA
- the LOC115107039 gene encoding mitogen-activated protein kinase 12-like isoform X3 has product MSVRTRTGFYRQEVNKTAWEVPERYRELKQVGTGAYGTVCSAHDHRTGVRVAIKKLHRPFQSKLFAKRAYRELRLLKHMKHENVIGLLDVFTSEISLDRFHDFYLVMPLMGTDLGKLMKMERLSQERVQFLVYQMLKGLKILDFGLARQTDTEMTGYVVTRWYRAPEVILNWMHYTQTVDIWSVGCIMAEMLLGKPLFKGNDHLDQLKEIMKITGTPTADFVTKLQSQDAKNYIRSLPKVLKKDLHFLFSKASSDAVCVLERMLLLDPERRVSASEALAMPFFSEFREPEEETEAQPYDHSMDNTDLLLEQWKRHTFTEILSFRPAATETKDPKETSL; this is encoded by the exons ATGTCGGTCCGCACGCGGACAGGATTTTACCGTCAGGAGGTAAACAAAACGGCATGGGAGGTTCCAGAGCGATACCGTGAGCTAAAGCAGGTGGGGACTGGCGCGTATGGGACAGTATG TTCCGCCCATGACCACAGGACTGGGGTGAGGGTGGCCATCAAGAAGCTCCACAGACCCTTCCAGTCAAAGCTCTTCGCCAAGAGGGCCTACAGAGAGCTCCGGCTCCTCAAGCACATGAAGCACGAAAAT GTGATTGGACTGCTGGATGTGTTCACTTCTGAGATCTCATTGGACAGGTTTCATGACTT TTACCTGGTAATGCCACTCATGGGTACTGATCTGGGGAAACTGATGAAGATGGAGAGATTGTCACAGGAGAGGGTGCAATTCCTTGTCTATCAAATGCTGAAAGGACTCAAG atcCTTGACTTCGGGCTGGCtcggcagacagacacagagatgaCGGGGTACGTCGTCACTCGCTGGTACAGAGCCCCCGAGGTAATCCTCAATTGGATGCACTATACCCAGACTG TGGATATCTGGTCGGTGGGCTGCATCATGGCGGAGATGCTGCTGGGGAAGCCGCTGTTCAAAGGAAATGACC ACCTGGACcaactgaaagagatcatgaagATTACTGGTACACCCACTGCAGACTTTGTTACGAAGCTACAAAGCCAAGAT GCCAAAAACTACATACGGAGCCTTCCCAAAGTACTAAAGAAAGATTTGCACTTTCTTTTTTCCAAAGCTAGCTCAGACG CGGTGTGTGTGCTGGAGCGCATGCTGTTGCTGGACCCTGAGAGGCGGGTGAGTGCGTCGGAGGCGCTGGCCATGCCCTTTTTCAGCGAGTTCAGAGAACCAGAGGAGGAGACTGAGGCCCAGCCCTACGATCACTCCATGGACAACACAGACCTGctcctggagcagtggaaac GTCACACATTCACAGAGATTCTGTCCTTCAGGCCTGCAGCAACAGAGACCAAGGACCCCAAAGAGACATCACTCTGA
- the LOC115106267 gene encoding hemagglutinin/amebocyte aggregation factor-like isoform X1 yields the protein MKRANVFILLLAGVLVNGKGMLYVTYLRWQNSYDQPLDFNCPSGQSISRIVSEHDNKHEDRIWEFGCKATLDSATNCFTSSYVNDFDKPFNYQCPSHQVITGMHSYHDNKREDRRWKFTCCGASNFCTDSCQWTNYVNWFDEAFTFNVPPNSYLIAAESYHDNKHEDRRWQYQYCTRRSC from the exons ATGAAGAGAGCCAACGTCTTTATTCTGCTTCTTGCTGGTGTGTTGGTCAACGGAAAAGGTATGCTTTATGTTACAT ACCTCCGCTGGCAGAACAGCTATGACCAGCCTTTGGATTTTAATTGCCCATCAGGACAATCCATCTCTCGCATAGTGAG TGAGCATGACAACAAACATGAAGACCGTATCTGGGAATTTGGGTGCAAAGCTACGTTGGACTCAGCTACTAACTGCTTCACATCTTCCTACGTAAATGACTTCGACAAACCTTTCAACTACCAATGCCCAAGCCACCAGGTCATCACAGGGATGCACAGCTATCATGACAACAAGCGTGAGGACAGAAG ATGGAAGTTCACCTGCTGTGGAGCCAGCAACTTCTGTACTGATTCCTGCCAGTGGACCAACTACGTAAACTGGTTTGATGAGGCCTTCACTTTTAATGTCCCACCAAATTCCTACCTCATTGCAGCTGAAAGCTACCATGACAACAAGCATGA AGATCGTCGCTGGCAATACCAATACTGTACCAGAAGGTCATGCTGA
- the LOC115106267 gene encoding hemagglutinin/amebocyte aggregation factor-like isoform X2, whose product MKRANVFILLLAGVLVNGKDLRWQNSYDQPLDFNCPSGQSISRIVSEHDNKHEDRIWEFGCKATLDSATNCFTSSYVNDFDKPFNYQCPSHQVITGMHSYHDNKREDRRWKFTCCGASNFCTDSCQWTNYVNWFDEAFTFNVPPNSYLIAAESYHDNKHEDRRWQYQYCTRRSC is encoded by the exons ATGAAGAGAGCCAACGTCTTTATTCTGCTTCTTGCTGGTGTGTTGGTCAACGGAAAAG ACCTCCGCTGGCAGAACAGCTATGACCAGCCTTTGGATTTTAATTGCCCATCAGGACAATCCATCTCTCGCATAGTGAG TGAGCATGACAACAAACATGAAGACCGTATCTGGGAATTTGGGTGCAAAGCTACGTTGGACTCAGCTACTAACTGCTTCACATCTTCCTACGTAAATGACTTCGACAAACCTTTCAACTACCAATGCCCAAGCCACCAGGTCATCACAGGGATGCACAGCTATCATGACAACAAGCGTGAGGACAGAAG ATGGAAGTTCACCTGCTGTGGAGCCAGCAACTTCTGTACTGATTCCTGCCAGTGGACCAACTACGTAAACTGGTTTGATGAGGCCTTCACTTTTAATGTCCCACCAAATTCCTACCTCATTGCAGCTGAAAGCTACCATGACAACAAGCATGA AGATCGTCGCTGGCAATACCAATACTGTACCAGAAGGTCATGCTGA
- the LOC115106268 gene encoding uncharacterized protein LOC115106268 isoform X2: MKDTHTLLNLLLLLVYLVGSALTTDGGSGSTNGPLELTIVGPDFVKVGVPRSFYCAAQCSPSCSYRMSIDGQIWHGNELLFTARQWEESLNLTCTARNDDSGRSSTVTKILQVLAGPTNISITGPALMTPGAPQSFQCNADCRPSCNYTWKIKGRWLGGQGNKITVTPEELATSATLNCKAINSVSGLYAMATRTIPVTSGPSEVHVIGPDSVAVGFKSMFQCTAKCTPACDYWWIVDGHTVYGSEMEMTVERHVKSEKIMCHAQNMVSTHFEVVTKSIRVEENDKKKILSKKYGCQAVSSLCLSKKTISGRKHQHCTAAETWSRLSPNIPC; encoded by the exons ATGAAGGATACACACACCCTGCTTAATCTACTTCTGCTGCTAGTGTACCTAGTAG GATCAGCTTTGACCACTGATGGAGGGAGTGGCAGTACCA ATGGTCCCTTGGAACTAACCATTGTGGGACCTGACTTTGTTAAAGTGGGTGTGCCACGCAGCTTTTACTGTGCTGCCCAGTGCTCTCCCTCCTGTAGCTACAGAATGAGTATCGACGGGCAGATTTGGCATGGCAACGAGCTGTTGTTCACAGCTCGCCAGTGGGAGGAGTCCCTAAACCTCACATGCACTGCAAGGAATGATGACTCTGGGAGGTCCTCTACAGTAACAAAGATACTGCAGGTTTTAG CTGGACCTACCAACATATCAATCACAGGCCCTGCCCTGATGACCCCAGGGGCCCCTCAAAGCTTCCAGTGTAACGCAGACTGCCGTCCCTCCTGCAACTACACCTGGAAGATAAAGGGCCGATGGCTCGGGGGGCAGGGGAACAAGATTACTGTAACTCCCGAAGAGTTGGCCACCTCTGCTACCCTGAACTGCAAGGCCATCAACAGTGTGTCTGGGCTCTATGCCATGGCAACCAGGACAATTCCTGTAACAT CTGGTCCATCAGAGGTCCACGTCATCGGCCCAGACTCTGTTGCAGTCGGCTTCAAGTCCATGTTTCAGTGCACTGCCAAATGCACTCCCGCTTGTGACTACTGGTGGATCGTTGATGGTCACACTGTTTATGGCAGTGAGATGGAGATGACGGTCGAGCGACATGTGAAGTCAGAGAAGATTATGTGCCACGCTCAGAATATGGTCTCAACTCATTTTGAGGTGGTCACCAAGTCCATACGGGTGGAAG AAAATGACAAAAAGAAGATCCTCTCCAAAAAATATGGTTGTCAAGCTGTGTCCAGTTTGTGTTTGTCCAAGAAGACCATCTCTGGGAGGAAGCATCAGCATTGTacagcagctgaaacctggtcccgATTGAGTCCGAACATACCTTGCTGA
- the LOC115106268 gene encoding uncharacterized protein LOC115106268 isoform X1 has translation MKDTHTLLNLLLLLVYLVACGCSDELPGSALTTDGGSGSTNGPLELTIVGPDFVKVGVPRSFYCAAQCSPSCSYRMSIDGQIWHGNELLFTARQWEESLNLTCTARNDDSGRSSTVTKILQVLAGPTNISITGPALMTPGAPQSFQCNADCRPSCNYTWKIKGRWLGGQGNKITVTPEELATSATLNCKAINSVSGLYAMATRTIPVTSGPSEVHVIGPDSVAVGFKSMFQCTAKCTPACDYWWIVDGHTVYGSEMEMTVERHVKSEKIMCHAQNMVSTHFEVVTKSIRVEENDKKKILSKKYGCQAVSSLCLSKKTISGRKHQHCTAAETWSRLSPNIPC, from the exons ATGAAGGATACACACACCCTGCTTAATCTACTTCTGCTGCTAGTGTACCTAGTAG CCTGTGGCTGTTCTGATGAACTTCCAGGATCAGCTTTGACCACTGATGGAGGGAGTGGCAGTACCA ATGGTCCCTTGGAACTAACCATTGTGGGACCTGACTTTGTTAAAGTGGGTGTGCCACGCAGCTTTTACTGTGCTGCCCAGTGCTCTCCCTCCTGTAGCTACAGAATGAGTATCGACGGGCAGATTTGGCATGGCAACGAGCTGTTGTTCACAGCTCGCCAGTGGGAGGAGTCCCTAAACCTCACATGCACTGCAAGGAATGATGACTCTGGGAGGTCCTCTACAGTAACAAAGATACTGCAGGTTTTAG CTGGACCTACCAACATATCAATCACAGGCCCTGCCCTGATGACCCCAGGGGCCCCTCAAAGCTTCCAGTGTAACGCAGACTGCCGTCCCTCCTGCAACTACACCTGGAAGATAAAGGGCCGATGGCTCGGGGGGCAGGGGAACAAGATTACTGTAACTCCCGAAGAGTTGGCCACCTCTGCTACCCTGAACTGCAAGGCCATCAACAGTGTGTCTGGGCTCTATGCCATGGCAACCAGGACAATTCCTGTAACAT CTGGTCCATCAGAGGTCCACGTCATCGGCCCAGACTCTGTTGCAGTCGGCTTCAAGTCCATGTTTCAGTGCACTGCCAAATGCACTCCCGCTTGTGACTACTGGTGGATCGTTGATGGTCACACTGTTTATGGCAGTGAGATGGAGATGACGGTCGAGCGACATGTGAAGTCAGAGAAGATTATGTGCCACGCTCAGAATATGGTCTCAACTCATTTTGAGGTGGTCACCAAGTCCATACGGGTGGAAG AAAATGACAAAAAGAAGATCCTCTCCAAAAAATATGGTTGTCAAGCTGTGTCCAGTTTGTGTTTGTCCAAGAAGACCATCTCTGGGAGGAAGCATCAGCATTGTacagcagctgaaacctggtcccgATTGAGTCCGAACATACCTTGCTGA